The following proteins are encoded in a genomic region of Chiroxiphia lanceolata isolate bChiLan1 chromosome 18, bChiLan1.pri, whole genome shotgun sequence:
- the MMAB gene encoding corrinoid adenosyltransferase, which translates to MWRRAALAIAGRGLREPLGAAGRRGRSAPPHGVSPPHGLCPRSSDRDAPGRDPPARSPRIYTRTGDSGFSSTFTGERRPKGDRIFEALGATDELSSAIGLAGEFSSEKGHTFVGQLHKVQCMLQDVGSNLATPLSSAREAHRKRTSFSEKPVLELEQWIDSYSEQLPPLRAFILPSGGRSSAALHFSRAVCRRAERCVVPLVQAGEADPNVAKYLNRLSDYLFVLARYAAMKEGKEEKIYIKPEP; encoded by the exons ATGTGGCGGCGGGCGGCCCTGGCGATAgcgggccgggggctgcgggagccgctgggggcggcggggcggcgggggcggagCG ccccaccccacgGTGTGTCCCCCCCTCACGGTTTGTGCCCCCGCAGCTCCGACCGCGATGCCCCCGGTCGTGACCCCCCGGCCCGGTCCCCGCGGATCTACACCAGGACGGGGGACTCAG GATTCTCCAGCACCTTCACCGGGGAGCGGCGGCCGAAGGGCGACAGGATCTTCGAGGCCTTGGGAGCCACGGACGAGCTGAGCTCGGCCATCGG GCTGGCTGGTGAGTTTAGCAGTGAAAAGGGCCACACCTTTGTTGGACAGCTTCACAAA GTCCAGTGCATGCTGCAGGATGTGGGCTCCAACCTCGCCACCCCGCTCTCCTCGGCCAGGGAGGCTCACCGGA AACGTACATCTTTCAGCGAGAAGCcggtgctggagctggagcagtggATTGACAGTTACTCggagcagctccctcccctcAGAGCCTTCATCCTGCCC TCCGGAGgcaggagcagtgctgctctccatTTCTCCCGAGCCGTGTGCCGCCGGGCTGAGAGGTG cGTGGTTCCTTTAGTCCAAGCAGGGGAAGCAGATCCAAATGTGGCCAAATATttaaacag GCTCAGTGACTATCTCTTTGTCCTGGCACGTTATGCTGCaatgaaggaagggaaggaagagaaaatatatataaaacctgAGCCATAG
- the UBE3B gene encoding ubiquitin-protein ligase E3B: MFSASQSSRAQFLDKARQAREERRELKERERAAVQLQALVRRFLCRCRLQRDIRKEVDDFFGTNESGSSKRSALSVFRIARKLLFVFNPKEDKERFEKLCRCILNSMDVENEPKVWYVSLALSKDLTLLWIKQIKDILWFCCEFLKQLKPDILQDSRLVNLHLTMLVTFTDTSTWKILRGKGETLRPAMNHICANIMGHLNQKGFYSVLQILLTNGLARSRPSLSKGSLTAIFSLALRPVVAAQFSDNLLRSFLIHIMSVPAIMTHLATLTPERLAVIESHDLFRKFILFLSREAQCRDVCVCLEGSHTLCLLGNLVFLGSLNDQVLEEETAHFVGVLIHMLSYCQKYVSQKKSNLTHWHPVLGWFSQTVDYGLNESMPLLTKQLQHLWGVHMIRILFSDVLSKKLLENQEIAQLPAQPVSPQNSLPMKNLFKRAFQKSASVRNILKPVGGKRVDSAEVQKVCSICVLYQTTLTTLTQIRLQILTGLTYLDDLLPKLWAFICELGPQGGLKLFLECLNNDTEESKRLLAMLMLFCDCSRHLITILDDIEVYEEQISFKLEELVTISSFLNSFVFKMIWDGIVENARGETLELFHSVHGWLMVLYERDCRRRFAPDEHWLRKDLKPSVLFQELDKDKKRAQLLLQYIPHVIPHKNRVLLFRNMVTKEKEKLGLVETSSASPHVTHITIRRSRMLEDGYEQLRQLSQNAMKGVIRVKFVNDLGVDEAGIDQDGVFKEFLEEIIKKVFDPALNLFKTTSGDERLYPSPTSYIHENYLQLFEFVGKMLGKAVYEGIVVDVPFASFFLSQLLGHHHSVFYSSVDELPSLDSEFYKNLTSIKRYDGDISDLGLTLSYDEDVMGQLVCHELVPGGKTIPVTNENKISYIHLMAHFRMHTQIKNQTAALISGFRSIIKPEWIRMFSAPELQRLISGDNAEIDLEDLKKHTVYYGGFHGSHRVIIWLWDILANDFSPEERAMFLKFVTSCSRPPLLGFAYLKPPFSIRCVEVSDDQDTGDTLGSVLRGFFTIRKKEPGGRLPTSSTCFNLLKLPNYSKKSILREKLRYAISMNTGFELS, encoded by the exons ATGTTCAGTGCCAGCCAGAGCTCCCGGGCGCAGTTCCTGGACAAAGCGCGGCAGGCGCGGGAGGAGCGGCGGGAGCTGAAGGAGAGGGAGCGAGCggctgtgcagctccaggcCCTGGTCAGGAGGTTCCTGTGTCGCTGCCGCCTCCAGAGGGACATCAG GAAGGAGGTGGATGATTTCTTTGGTACAAATGAATCTGGCTCAAGTAAAAGAAGTGCTCTGTCTGTGTTCAGAATTGCCAGGaagctgctgtttgtgtttAATCCCAAAGAGGACAAGGAg AGATTTGAAAAGCTGTGCCGCTGTATCCTTAACAGCATGGATGTGGAGAACGAGCCCAAG GTGTGGTACGTGTCCCTGGCTCTCTCCAAGGATCTCACACTCCTATGGATAAAGCAGATCAAAgatattttgtggttttgctgtGAATTTCTCAAGCAGCTCAAG CCTGACATCCTGCAGGACTCCAGATTGGTCAATCTGCACCTCACAATGCTCGTCACCTTCACAGACACTTCGACCTGGAAAATCCTCCGGGGAAAAG GTGAAACCCTGAGGCCTGCAATGAACCACATCTGTGCAAACATCATGGGACACCTGAACCAGAAGGGGTTTTATTCTGTGCTGCAG ATTTTGCTAACTAATGGCTTGGCAAGATCCAGACCTTCCTTGTCCAAGGGCTCTTTAACTGCCATCTTCTCCCTGGCACTGCG CCCTGTGGTTGCTGCACAGTTCTCAGACAATCTGTTGAGGTCCTTCCTGATCCATATCATGTCTGTGCCTGCTATAATGACTCACCTTGCTACTCTCACACCTGAG CGTCTGGCAGTGATAGAATCTCACGATCTGTTCCGCAAGTTCATCCTGTTCTTGAGCCGCGAGGCTCAATGCCGAGATGTTTGTGTGTGCCTGGAGGGGAGCCACACTCTCTGTTTGCTGG GTAACCTGGTGTTCCTGGGCTCCCTGAATGACCAGGTCCTGGAGGAGGAGACAGCCCACTTTGTGGGGGTGCTCATCCACATGCTCTCCTACTGCCAGAAGTACGTGTCACAGAAGAAATCCAACCTCACCCACTGGCACCCTGTTCTGGGCTGGTTTTCACAGACTGTGGATTATGG ACTGAATGAGTCCATGCCTCTGCTGACAAAGCAACTGCAGCACCTCTGGGGAGTCCATATGATCCGCATCCTCTTCAGTGATGTGCTCAGCAAGAAACTGCTGGAAAATCAGGAAATAgctcagctgccagcacagccagtttCCCCTCAGAACAGCCTTCCTATGAAAA ACCTGTTCAAGAGAGCGTTCCAGAAATCCGCCTCTGTCCGGAACATCCTCAAGCCGGTGGGGGGGAAGCGCGTGGACTCCGCGGAGGTGCAGAAGGTTTGCAGCATCTGTGTCCTGTACCAGACCACCCTGACCACGCTCACCCAGATCCGCCTGCAGATCCTCACAG GTCTCACCTACCTGGATGATCTGTTGCCCAAATTGTGGGCTTTTATCTGTGAGCTGGGACCACAGGGTGGGTTAAAACTCTTCTTGGAGTGTTTGAACAATGACACAGAGGAATCCAAGAGGCTGCTGGCCATGCTGATGCTCTTCTGTGACTGCTCCCGCCACCTCATCAC GATTCTTGATGACATAGAGGTCTATGAAGAGCAGATTTCATTCAAGCTGGAGGAGCTCGTTACCATCTCCTCTTTCCTGAATTCCTTCGTGTTTAAGATGATCTGGGATGGAATTGTAG AGAATGCCCGAGGGGAGACCCTGGAGCTGTTCCACTCTGTGCACGGCTGGCTCATGGTGCTGTACGAGCGGGACTGTCGCCGGCGCTTCGCTCCCGACGAGCACTGGCTGCGCAA GGACCTCAAACCCAGTGTGCTCTTCCAGGAGCTGGACAAGGACAAGAAACgagcccagctgctcctgcagtaCATCCCACACGTCATTCCCCACAAGAAC aggGTGCTGCTTTTCCGAAACATGGTgacaaaggagaaggagaagctggGGCTGGTTGAAACCAGCTCGGCGTCCCCTCACGTCACACACATCACCATCCGCCGCTCACGGATGCTGGAG GATGGATACGAACAGCTCCGGCAGCTTTCCCAGAACGCCATGAAGGGAGTGATCAGAGTGAAGTTTGTGAATGATCTGGGAGTCGATGAGGCTGGTATTGATCAGGATGGGGTCTTCAAAGAGTTTCTGGAAGAGATAATTAAAAAAGTGTTTGACCCTGCACTCAACCTGTTCAAG ACCACCAGTGGTGATGAGAGGTTGTATCCATCCCCAACATCCTACATCCATGAGAACTACCTCCAGCTCTTCGAGTTTGTGGGGAAGATGCTTGGGAAGGCTGTATATGAG GGAATAGTTGTGGATGTACcatttgcttccttctttttgaGTCAGCTCCTTGGGCACCACCACAGCGTCTTCTACAGTTCCGTGGATGAACTTCCCTCCTTGGACTCTGAGTTCTATAAAAATCTCACTTCAATTAAG CGTTATGATGGTGATATCAGTGACCTGGGCTTAACACTGTCCTATGACGAAGATGTGATGGGTCAG cttGTTTGCCATGAACTTGTTCCTGGAGGGAAGACTATTCCCGTTACCAATGAAAATAA GATCAGCTACATCCACCTCATGGCTCACTTCCGGATGCACACCCAGATCAAGAACCAGACAGCTGCTCTCATCAGCGGCTTCAGGTCCATCATCAAGCCCGAGTGGATCCGGATGTTTTCCGCGCCGGAGCTGCAGCGCCTGATCTCCGGGGACAACGCTGAGATTGACCTCGAGGACCTGAA AAAACACACCGTGTACTACGGGGGCTTCCATGGGAGTCACCGGGTCATCATCTGGCTGTGGGACATCCTGGCCAATGACTTCAGCCCCGAGGAGAGAGCCATGTTCCTCAAG tttgtgaccagctgctccaggcctCCACTTCTGGGCTTTGCCTACCTCAAGCCTCCTTTTTCCATCCGCTGTGTGGAAGTCTCTGATGATCAG GACACGGGGGACACTCTGGGCAGTGTCTTGCGCGGCTTTTTCACCATCCGCAAGAAGGAGCCGGGCGGGCGGCTCCCGACCTCCTCCACCTGCTTCAACCTCCTCAAGCTGCCCAACTACAGCAAGAAAAGCATCCTGAGGGAGAAGCTGCGCTATGCCATCAGCATGAACACTGGCTTTGAGCTGTCCTAG
- the KCTD10 gene encoding BTB/POZ domain-containing adapter for CUL3-mediated RhoA degradation protein 3, with amino-acid sequence MEEMSGESVVSSAVPAAATRTTSFKGTSPSSKYVKLNVGGALYYTTMQTLTKQDTMLKAMFSGRMEVLTDSEGWILIDRCGKHFGTILNYLRDGAVPLPESRREIEELLAEAKYYLVQGLVDECQAALQNKDAYEPFCKVPVITSSKEEQKLIATSNKPAVKLLYNRSNNKYSYTSNSDDNMLKNIELFDKLSLRFNGRVLFIKDVIGDEICCWSFYGQGRKIAEVCCTSIVYATEKKQTKVEFPEARIYEETLNILLYESQDGRGPDNALLEATGGAAGRSHHLEEDEERERIERVRRIHIKRPDDRAHLHQ; translated from the exons ATG GAAGAGATGTCGGGAGAGAGCGTGGTGAGCTCAGCGGTGCCGGCGGCTGCGACGCGCACGACGTCCTTCAAGGGCACGAGCCCCAGCTCCAAGTACGTGAAGCTGAACGTGGGGGGGGCCCTGTACTACACCACCATGCAGACCCTCACCAAGCAGGACACCATGCTCAAGGCCATGTTCAGCGGCCGCATGGAAGTGCTCACGGACAGCGAAG gctggaTCCTGATCGACCGCTGTGGGAAGCATTTTGGGACCATCCTGAACTACCTGCGGGACGGGGCCGTGCCGCTCCCGGAGAGCCGCCGGGAGATCGaggagctgctggctgaggCCAAGTACTACCTGGTGCAGGGGCTGGTGGACGAgtgccaggcagctctgcag AACAAGGACGCGTACGAGCCGTTCTGCAAAGTCCCGGTGATCACCTCCTCCAAGGAGGAGCAGAAACTCATTGCCACCTCCAACAAG CCAGCAGTGAAGTTGTTGTACAACAGAAGCAACAACAAATATTCCTACACAAG CAACTCCGACGACAACATGCTGAAGAACATCGAGCTGTTTGACAAGCTGTCGCTGCGGTTCAACGGGCGGGTGCTGTTCATCAAGGACGTCATCGGGGATGAGATCTGCTGCTGGTCCTTCTACGGGCAGGGCCGCAAGATCGCCGAGGTTTGCTGCACCTCCATCGTCTACGCCACCGAGAAGAAGCAGACCAAG GTGGAGTTCCCAGAAGCCCGAATTTATGAGGAGACACTGAACATTCTGCTCTATGAGTCCCAGGACGGGAGGGGACCTGACAATGCACTCCTGGAGGCCACAGGGGGGGCAGCAGGTCGGTCCCACCACCtggaggaggacgaggagcGGGAGCGCATCGAGCGCGTGAGGAGGATCCACATCAAGCGCCCCGACGACAGGGCCCACCTGCACCAGTGA